A part of Campylobacter concisus genomic DNA contains:
- the mfd gene encoding transcription-repair coupling factor, whose product MQAKVYEYLLTHAPQILICEDDKEAALCADAASFAGFSAFKLPDFRAKKGDDLRSFNEELFEISSVLSKYYKFDGKKIIISPFSTLLNPLPTQKNLESSTIKLKDNLNLSEFADLLIRFGYECVDIVESVGEFSIRGEVIDIYGVNMDDPVRILLFGDEVESIRNYNTTTQISNKNELSEAEIVPFIANLSKDEFEKVSQKIEDMQSDALVSDLNSLGFWAIDSFSDYLKEFDSKLVKKIDFEIYDVPEEKFKGIEILPEPKVYKDLEVTLNFDFFELNKSKSITVLSRNEGLFKGYELDGFANVKLEISPLVVNLTSNDKIVVSLNKFEKKRRVKRSSLVVDELKVNDYVVHEDYGIGRFLGLEKIKVLGATKEFVVIAYQNDDKLLLPVEHLNLIDRYIAQNGSMAVLDRLGKANFAKIKEKVREKLFAIASKIVAMAAKRELIAGKILQKEDISYLNFVQDAGFSYTSDQQKAVNDIKDELKSGKVMDRLLSGDVGFGKTEVAMNAIFTCIKSGFSAFFFVPTTLLSSQHFKTLSQRFSKFGIKVFRLDRFSSAKEKSSLQKALKENEPIVCVGTHALLGVKAENLGLIVVDEEHKFGVKQKEQLKEISQHSHILSMSATPIPRSLNMALSKIKTYSILATPPSSRLDVRTSVREWDKKVVKEAIMRELRRGGQTFYIHNHIADIEQTANELRKILPKLRILILHSKVNAKVTEDEMMKFERGEYDLLLCTSIVESGIHLPNANTIIVENANKFGMADLHQLRGRVGRSDKQAYCYFLVEDKDAISKDALKRLVALEGNSFLGAGSVLAYHDLEIRGGGNIIGEAQSGHIEAIGYSLYLKMLEDEINKLLNQDSAKLDKIDLKLSVSAFLNQEFIREDRLRLEIYRRLSKCKEVAEVYEIQSELEDRFGKIDTFTKQFLDVIIVKILALKAGIKTISNSEQNILITKNDDEKIRLKSRSKDDDDVLAEILVYLRKDKK is encoded by the coding sequence ATGCAAGCAAAGGTCTATGAGTATCTTTTAACACACGCCCCACAAATTCTCATCTGCGAAGATGACAAAGAAGCGGCACTCTGCGCTGATGCGGCCAGTTTTGCTGGCTTTAGCGCATTTAAACTACCTGATTTTAGAGCTAAAAAGGGCGATGATCTAAGAAGCTTTAACGAAGAGCTCTTTGAAATTTCATCCGTTCTTAGCAAATACTATAAATTTGATGGCAAAAAGATCATCATAAGCCCATTTAGCACGCTTTTAAACCCACTTCCAACGCAAAAAAACTTAGAGAGCTCAACGATCAAGCTAAAAGATAATCTAAATTTAAGCGAATTTGCCGACTTGCTCATACGATTTGGCTACGAGTGCGTCGATATCGTTGAGAGCGTTGGCGAGTTTAGCATTCGCGGCGAAGTGATCGACATTTATGGCGTAAATATGGACGATCCTGTTAGAATTTTACTCTTTGGCGATGAGGTGGAGAGCATAAGAAATTATAACACCACCACGCAAATTAGCAACAAAAATGAGCTAAGCGAAGCCGAGATCGTGCCATTTATCGCAAATTTGAGCAAAGATGAGTTTGAAAAAGTTAGCCAAAAGATCGAGGATATGCAAAGTGACGCCTTGGTGAGTGATCTAAATTCGCTTGGATTTTGGGCGATAGATAGCTTTAGTGACTATTTAAAAGAATTTGACTCAAAACTTGTTAAAAAAATCGATTTTGAAATTTATGATGTGCCTGAGGAGAAATTTAAGGGCATTGAAATTTTGCCTGAGCCAAAGGTCTATAAAGACTTAGAAGTTACTTTAAATTTTGACTTTTTTGAGCTAAATAAGAGCAAAAGCATAACCGTTCTTTCAAGAAATGAGGGGCTTTTTAAGGGTTATGAGCTTGATGGCTTTGCAAACGTAAAACTTGAAATTTCGCCCCTTGTAGTAAATTTAACCTCAAACGACAAGATCGTAGTATCACTAAATAAATTTGAGAAAAAAAGGCGAGTTAAGCGCTCAAGCCTCGTTGTCGATGAGCTAAAAGTAAATGACTACGTCGTGCATGAAGATTATGGTATAGGCAGATTTTTGGGGCTTGAAAAGATCAAGGTTTTGGGCGCGACGAAGGAATTTGTGGTTATTGCCTACCAAAATGATGACAAGCTTCTTTTGCCAGTTGAGCATCTAAATTTGATAGATCGCTACATCGCGCAAAATGGCTCTATGGCGGTGCTTGATCGCTTAGGCAAGGCAAATTTTGCCAAGATAAAAGAAAAAGTTAGAGAAAAACTCTTTGCTATCGCTTCAAAGATCGTAGCGATGGCGGCAAAAAGGGAGCTAATCGCTGGTAAAATTTTGCAAAAAGAGGATATCTCTTATCTAAATTTCGTCCAAGACGCTGGCTTTTCATATACGAGCGACCAGCAAAAAGCGGTAAATGATATAAAAGATGAGCTAAAAAGCGGCAAGGTGATGGACAGGCTGCTTAGCGGAGATGTTGGCTTTGGCAAGACCGAAGTTGCGATGAATGCCATATTTACCTGCATAAAATCAGGCTTTAGCGCGTTTTTCTTTGTGCCAACTACGCTTCTTAGCTCGCAGCACTTCAAGACGTTAAGCCAGAGATTTAGCAAATTTGGCATAAAGGTCTTTAGGCTAGATCGCTTCTCAAGTGCCAAAGAAAAATCAAGCCTGCAAAAAGCGCTAAAAGAAAATGAGCCCATAGTTTGCGTGGGTACGCATGCGCTTCTTGGCGTAAAGGCTGAAAATTTAGGGCTTATCGTCGTTGATGAGGAGCATAAATTTGGCGTTAAACAAAAAGAGCAACTAAAAGAAATTTCTCAGCACTCACACATCTTAAGCATGAGCGCCACGCCGATACCAAGAAGCCTAAATATGGCGCTTAGCAAGATAAAAACATATAGCATTTTAGCCACTCCGCCAAGCTCGAGGCTAGATGTGAGAACAAGCGTGAGAGAGTGGGACAAAAAGGTTGTCAAAGAGGCGATCATGCGTGAGCTAAGACGCGGTGGGCAGACCTTTTACATCCACAACCACATCGCAGACATCGAGCAGACAGCAAATGAGCTAAGAAAAATTTTGCCAAAGCTTAGGATTTTGATACTTCACTCAAAGGTAAATGCAAAAGTCACTGAAGATGAGATGATGAAATTTGAGCGAGGCGAGTATGACTTGCTGCTTTGCACCAGCATCGTTGAAAGCGGCATTCATTTGCCAAATGCAAACACCATAATCGTAGAAAATGCTAATAAATTTGGCATGGCTGACCTGCATCAGCTCCGCGGACGCGTGGGTAGAAGCGACAAGCAGGCTTATTGCTACTTTTTGGTAGAAGATAAAGATGCCATTAGTAAAGACGCTCTAAAACGACTTGTCGCACTTGAGGGCAACTCATTTTTGGGCGCTGGCTCAGTTCTAGCTTATCACGATCTTGAGATAAGAGGTGGTGGCAACATCATCGGCGAGGCGCAAAGCGGCCACATCGAGGCTATCGGCTACTCGCTATATCTAAAGATGCTAGAAGATGAGATAAACAAGCTTCTTAATCAAGACTCCGCAAAGCTTGACAAGATCGATCTAAAGCTTAGTGTGAGCGCCTTTTTAAATCAAGAATTTATAAGAGAAGATAGGTTAAGGCTTGAAATTTACAGGCGCCTTAGCAAGTGTAAAGAGGTAGCCGAGGTCTATGAGATACAAAGCGAGCTTGAGGATAGATTTGGCAAAATAGATACGTTTACAAAGCAGTTTTTAGATGTCATCATCGTCAAAATTTTAGCCCTAAAAGCTGGTATAAAAACGATCTCAAATAGCGAACAAAATATACTAATAACAAAAAATGATGATGAGAAGATCAGGCTAAAGTCACGTAGCAAGGACGATGACGATGTTTTGGCTGAAATTTTGGTCTATCTAAGAAAGGATAAGAAGTGA
- a CDS encoding ATP-binding protein, with translation MIDWGVKYAAIYKSTKGMLKPVDDIDFVDIDSLYGLEKQKEILLKNTLNFIEGKDANHVLLWGERGCGKSSLVRAVFTKFYKEGLRIIEIGCEDLKYLGDIIDEIRKSEFKFIIFCDDLSFENGSNEYKFLKPIMDGSIQKPPKNVLLYATSNRRHLISEFKSENENSELIDGEIHYSDAAQEKISLSDRFGLWISFYQGNYDEYLKMVDFYFKDYIGDKEELHTLAKNFATLRASRSGRTAKQFYLTFKENLK, from the coding sequence GTGATAGATTGGGGTGTGAAATACGCAGCGATTTATAAAAGTACAAAAGGCATGCTAAAACCAGTTGATGATATTGATTTTGTCGATATTGACTCACTTTATGGGTTAGAAAAGCAAAAAGAAATTTTGCTAAAAAATACTCTAAATTTTATAGAAGGTAAGGATGCAAATCACGTGCTTCTTTGGGGCGAGAGAGGATGTGGCAAGTCAAGCCTTGTAAGGGCTGTTTTTACTAAGTTTTATAAAGAGGGACTTCGCATCATTGAGATCGGCTGCGAAGATCTAAAATACCTTGGCGACATCATTGATGAGATCAGAAAGAGCGAGTTTAAATTTATCATTTTCTGCGACGATCTAAGCTTTGAAAATGGTAGCAATGAGTATAAATTTCTAAAGCCTATCATGGATGGCTCTATCCAAAAGCCACCAAAAAACGTCCTTTTATACGCCACGTCAAACCGCAGACATCTAATAAGCGAGTTTAAAAGTGAAAATGAAAACTCAGAGCTAATAGACGGCGAAATCCACTACAGCGACGCAGCTCAGGAGAAAATTTCTCTCTCAGATCGCTTTGGCCTTTGGATCAGCTTTTATCAAGGCAACTACGATGAGTATCTAAAAATGGTTGATTTTTACTTTAAGGATTACATAGGTGACAAAGAGGAGCTTCATACGCTTGCTAAAAATTTTGCCACGCTAAGAGCCAGCAGAAGTGGCAGGACGGCAAAGCAGTTTTATCTAACTTTTAAAGAAAATTTAAAATGA
- a CDS encoding endonuclease III domain-containing protein gives MRSTDLFLTLFNHKNKNFDELKWPSEGTFEVILGAILVQNTNWKNVEKALNNLKNAGKDSLEGICFLENSELATLIKPSGFYNTKAKRLKMLCLAIKNEFEGFENFKENASREWLISVKGVGAETCDAILAYACGKPYMVVDAYALRIMAYFDYTFESYDEAAEWFSSLDYDEIYKILDSEKFDEVEILKLYHTLILEFCKENFKGKILSQNGQKILSSIKN, from the coding sequence ATGAGATCAACTGATCTATTTTTAACCTTGTTTAATCACAAAAACAAAAATTTTGATGAGCTAAAATGGCCAAGCGAGGGTACTTTTGAGGTTATTTTGGGTGCTATTTTGGTACAAAATACCAACTGGAAAAACGTAGAAAAAGCATTAAATAATCTAAAAAATGCTGGCAAAGATAGTTTAGAAGGCATCTGTTTTCTTGAAAACAGCGAGCTTGCCACGCTTATAAAGCCAAGTGGCTTTTATAACACAAAGGCAAAACGTCTAAAAATGCTCTGCTTAGCTATAAAAAATGAATTTGAGGGCTTTGAAAATTTTAAAGAAAATGCCAGCCGTGAGTGGCTCATAAGTGTAAAAGGTGTTGGAGCCGAGACTTGCGATGCGATACTTGCTTATGCTTGTGGTAAACCTTACATGGTCGTCGATGCTTACGCGCTTAGGATAATGGCGTATTTTGACTACACTTTTGAGAGCTACGACGAGGCGGCTGAGTGGTTTAGCTCGCTTGATTATGATGAAATTTATAAAATTCTTGATAGCGAGAAATTTGATGAGGTTGAAATTTTAAAACTCTACCACACTCTTATTTTGGAGTTTTGCAAAGAGAATTTCAAAGGTAAAATTTTAAGCCAAAATGGTCAAAAAATATTAAGCAGCATTAAAAATTAA
- the cysK gene encoding cysteine synthase A: MIYDNIVKTIGNTPIVKIKTGADEAEIYVKLEFFNPGGSVKDRIAFNMITKMLADGTLKYGDTIVEPTSGNTGIGVAMCGAALGFKVILCMPESMSIERRKIVAAYGAQLELTPASGGMKAAIARATELAAQPNHIMLSQFENKYNPQAHELTTAAEIVADFSKLDAFVAGVGTGGTISGVAKILKEKGYDTKIIAVEPEASPVLSGGNPGPHKIQGIGAGFLPNTMNMSLVSEVEKVSNDDALNAARAIAKSDGLMIGISGGAAYVAAKRVAKRLGAGKKVLFIAPDNGERYLSTELYGA, from the coding sequence ATGATTTACGATAACATCGTTAAAACGATTGGTAATACACCTATTGTAAAGATAAAAACAGGTGCTGATGAAGCCGAAATTTATGTAAAATTAGAGTTTTTTAACCCAGGTGGCTCTGTAAAAGATAGGATCGCATTTAATATGATAACTAAAATGCTAGCTGACGGTACGCTAAAATATGGTGATACTATCGTTGAGCCAACGAGCGGAAATACTGGCATTGGTGTAGCGATGTGCGGTGCTGCACTTGGTTTTAAAGTGATACTTTGCATGCCAGAGAGCATGAGTATCGAAAGACGCAAAATAGTGGCTGCTTATGGTGCACAGCTTGAGCTTACTCCAGCGTCTGGTGGTATGAAAGCAGCGATCGCAAGAGCTACAGAGCTAGCAGCTCAGCCAAATCATATAATGCTAAGCCAGTTTGAAAACAAGTATAACCCACAAGCTCACGAACTAACAACAGCTGCTGAAATTGTGGCTGATTTTAGTAAGCTTGATGCATTTGTAGCTGGTGTTGGCACAGGTGGTACAATAAGTGGCGTAGCAAAGATTTTAAAAGAAAAGGGCTATGATACTAAGATCATCGCAGTTGAGCCTGAAGCATCGCCGGTTTTAAGTGGTGGCAACCCAGGACCACATAAAATTCAAGGCATTGGAGCTGGATTTTTACCAAATACTATGAATATGAGCCTAGTTAGCGAAGTAGAAAAAGTAAGCAACGATGACGCACTAAACGCAGCTAGAGCAATCGCAAAAAGTGATGGACTCATGATAGGTATAAGCGGTGGTGCTGCTTACGTGGCTGCAAAAAGAGTGGCTAAAAGACTTGGTGCTGGCAAAAAAGTACTTTTCATAGCTCCAGATAACGGCGAGAGATACCTAAGTACAGAGCTTTACGGAGCATAA
- the epsC gene encoding serine O-acetyltransferase EpsC, with protein sequence MWDSLKELVQTVHEKDPSVHKCCFLAILINTPGIHAVLFHKISHFLYKKEHFFLARLISQIARFLTGIEIHPGAKIGRRFFIDHGMGVVIGETAEIGDDVMMYHQVTLGGTGKECGKRHPTVKNGVTIAAGAKILGAITIGENAKIGANSVVLKNVPANATVVGIPARVVRVNGTKFEPEFII encoded by the coding sequence ATGTGGGATAGTCTAAAGGAGCTAGTTCAAACTGTTCATGAAAAAGACCCATCGGTACATAAGTGTTGCTTTTTGGCAATACTTATAAACACTCCTGGCATCCATGCGGTTTTGTTTCATAAAATTTCTCATTTTTTATATAAAAAAGAGCATTTTTTTCTAGCTAGACTCATCTCGCAAATTGCAAGATTTTTAACAGGCATCGAGATCCATCCCGGAGCAAAGATCGGTAGGAGATTTTTCATAGATCATGGCATGGGCGTGGTTATCGGTGAGACAGCTGAGATAGGCGATGATGTAATGATGTATCATCAAGTAACGCTTGGAGGCACCGGAAAAGAGTGTGGCAAAAGGCACCCAACTGTAAAAAATGGCGTGACTATTGCAGCTGGCGCGAAAATACTAGGTGCCATAACGATCGGCGAAAATGCCAAGATCGGCGCAAACTCGGTCGTGCTAAAAAATGTCCCAGCAAACGCAACTGTCGTTGGCATACCTGCAAGAGTTGTCAGGGTAAATGGGACAAAATTTGAGCCAGAATTTATTATCTAA
- a CDS encoding DUF465 domain-containing protein — MLHEYTDLINELKKIDARFAALCKKHDELNKKIDDNLEKPSEIDNLKKEKLKLKDEIYVQILKHKK, encoded by the coding sequence ATGTTACATGAATATACAGACCTTATAAATGAGCTAAAGAAAATAGATGCTCGTTTTGCTGCTCTTTGCAAAAAGCATGATGAACTAAATAAAAAAATAGACGACAATCTGGAAAAACCATCTGAGATTGATAATTTAAAAAAAGAGAAGTTAAAACTAAAAGACGAAATTTATGTTCAAATTTTAAAGCATAAAAAGTAA
- a CDS encoding potassium channel family protein translates to MSFLSRLLKFLNWSNSTKPEISLDTELYEQLKPFRFPLISVVLLLLFGTLGYVLIDNFSLIDAFYQAGMTFTTVGFTEVAPITPKGRIFTITFILIGFIIFTLSIGIVVEVLKRGTLISILKERRMLYRIARLKNHFVICYHNLYTIELSAQFRENHIPFVVVDDREDIAELAQIYKYPYFIKAQPHTQIAFLKTHLSSAKGLITLSSNIADNIALIASVRLYEKEIGRRKPYHIITNAETEDDTQRLKKLGADNVVSPSRLVAQRLSAMSVRPDMENLLEQFLYTKNSPIDIEEILVPDYSWIRFKRLKETHLRNITNADIVGIRDINNNFVPMPNGDTLVGTGSKLLVIGTVDGIRLTKRVVKSKHKPEEFKYV, encoded by the coding sequence ATGTCTTTTCTCTCAAGACTTTTAAAATTCCTCAACTGGTCAAACTCTACAAAACCAGAAATAAGCCTAGATACTGAGCTTTACGAACAATTAAAACCTTTTAGATTTCCACTAATTTCAGTCGTATTACTGTTACTTTTTGGAACATTAGGTTATGTCTTAATAGATAATTTCTCACTAATAGATGCCTTTTACCAAGCTGGCATGACTTTTACAACAGTTGGTTTTACCGAAGTTGCTCCAATAACTCCAAAGGGCAGAATTTTTACTATCACGTTTATACTTATTGGTTTTATTATATTTACACTATCGATTGGTATTGTGGTTGAGGTTTTAAAAAGAGGCACATTAATTAGCATTTTAAAGGAACGACGCATGCTTTATAGGATCGCAAGACTAAAGAATCACTTCGTTATTTGTTATCACAATCTATACACAATCGAACTTAGTGCTCAATTTCGCGAAAATCATATACCTTTTGTAGTGGTCGATGATAGAGAAGATATCGCAGAGCTAGCTCAAATTTATAAATATCCATATTTCATAAAGGCTCAGCCACACACACAAATTGCCTTTTTGAAAACACATCTATCAAGCGCAAAAGGACTTATAACTCTTAGCTCAAATATTGCTGATAACATCGCCCTTATAGCATCTGTAAGACTTTATGAAAAAGAGATAGGTCGTAGAAAGCCTTATCATATCATCACGAATGCAGAGACAGAAGACGATACGCAAAGATTAAAAAAATTAGGCGCTGACAATGTGGTAAGCCCATCTCGCTTAGTCGCACAGCGGTTAAGTGCTATGAGCGTAAGGCCGGACATGGAAAATTTATTAGAGCAGTTTTTGTATACAAAAAATTCACCTATCGATATAGAAGAAATTCTTGTGCCTGATTATTCTTGGATAAGATTTAAAAGATTAAAAGAAACTCATCTACGAAATATAACAAATGCAGACATAGTGGGCATTAGAGATATAAATAATAATTTTGTGCCAATGCCAAATGGTGACACATTAGTAGGAACAGGATCAAAGCTTCTAGTCATCGGTACCGTTGATGGAATACGTCTAACCAAGCGCGTTGTAAAAAGCAAACATAAACCTGAAGAATTCAAATACGTATAA
- the rpmB gene encoding 50S ribosomal protein L28 encodes MSKRCAITGKGPMIGNNVSHANNKTKRRFLPNLRTIRVTLEDGTTRKIKVAASTLRTMKKQSN; translated from the coding sequence ATGTCAAAAAGATGTGCGATAACAGGCAAAGGACCGATGATAGGCAACAATGTGAGCCACGCTAACAATAAAACTAAAAGAAGATTCTTGCCAAATCTTAGAACGATTCGCGTTACACTAGAAGATGGTACTACAAGAAAGATAAAAGTTGCTGCTTCTACTCTAAGAACGATGAAAAAACAATCAAACTAA
- the rpe gene encoding ribulose-phosphate 3-epimerase — MYVAPSILSADFGNLAAEIRAICEAGCDLVHVDVMDGHFVPNLTIGPVVVNAVAKAATKPLDIHLMVENNSFFADLFLPLKPKFLTFHIEEEKHPMRLIDHIRKNGVGPGIVLNPHTPVSAIEHIIDEVDMVLLMSVNPGFGGQKFMPVVLEKTRALRELIERKNAKCLIEVDGGVNGLNAPDLEEAGADILVAGNYIFSSNSYEQAIRAIKLEF, encoded by the coding sequence ATGTATGTTGCACCTAGTATTTTATCGGCTGATTTTGGAAATTTGGCAGCTGAGATAAGAGCCATTTGCGAGGCTGGGTGCGATCTGGTGCATGTTGATGTTATGGATGGGCATTTTGTGCCAAATTTAACCATCGGGCCAGTCGTGGTAAATGCCGTTGCAAAGGCAGCTACAAAGCCACTTGATATACATTTGATGGTTGAAAATAACTCGTTTTTTGCTGATCTTTTCTTGCCGTTAAAGCCAAAATTTCTAACCTTTCACATCGAAGAAGAGAAGCACCCAATGAGGCTTATTGATCACATCAGGAAAAACGGCGTTGGCCCTGGCATCGTGCTAAATCCGCACACGCCAGTTAGCGCGATCGAGCATATCATAGATGAAGTGGATATGGTGCTTTTGATGAGTGTAAATCCTGGTTTTGGCGGTCAGAAATTTATGCCAGTCGTGCTTGAAAAAACAAGGGCGCTAAGAGAGCTGATAGAACGAAAAAACGCTAAGTGTCTGATCGAAGTAGATGGTGGCGTAAACGGACTAAATGCGCCTGATCTTGAAGAGGCTGGAGCTGATATCTTAGTGGCTGGCAACTACATCTTCTCATCAAATTCTTACGAACAAGCCATCCGCGCCATAAAGCTTGAGTTTTGA